The Deltaproteobacteria bacterium region GCTCCACGCCTTCGAGCTGGTCGACCCCGATGGCAACCCCACGGGGATGGGCGAGCTCCTCGAGGAGGAGGCGCCGTCCGAGGCGGTGACCCCCACTCAGGACACCGTGATCGAGCCGATGCCCGTCACCTCGCCCGAGCCGGAGCCCGCACCGGAGCCGATGGTGCGCCCCAGGCCCACCGCGCGGCCGGCCTCGTCCGGCCGGTCCCGGGAGAGCGTCGAGGAGGAGCGCAAGCGCCGCTCACGCCTCCTGCGCAAGGCGATCCAGAACATCCCCGGCGCCGAGCGCATCACCGCGGCCAAGGAGGCGCTCGAGGCCGAGACGAAGGCGGAGGCCCAGAAGTCGAAGAGCGCCCCCGCCGAGGTGAGCCCCGAGGAGGAGGCCCGCCGCGCCCGGATGGCCAGCCGCCGCCTCTCGGACGAGGCCCGGACCTTCGCGGCCGAGATCCGCAAGTGGTACGAGGAGGTGAAGGGCCAGGACTTCTACCGGCGCCTGCGGATCAAGAAGGGGGCGAGCAGCGGCGAGGTGAAGGCGGGCTACCTGACCCTGGCCAAGCGCTTCCACCCGGACCGGGCCAGCGCCCTCGAGCTCGACGGCGAGTCCGCCGGGCGCCTCGCCGTGGTCTTCGACGCGATCCGGGAGGCCTACGACACCCTCAAGGATCCCGAGGAGCGCAAGCGCTACGACGGTCAGCTGGCCGCCGGGATCACCAACGCCGGGCAGGACCGGACGCGCCTGATCGCCGCGGCGCAGATGCAGTTCCGCAAGGGCCTGGTGGCCTTCAAGAAGAAGGACTTCGACACGGCGCGCCCGCTGCTCAAGCAGGCCTACCGGGCCGATCCCCGCAACGGGGAGTGGGCGGTCTACTACGCCTGGGCCCTCTTCTCGGTCGGGCCGGCGGAGGAGGTGAAGGAGGAGGTCCTGCGGATCCTCAAGCGGGCGGCGGCCATCGACGAGGCCAGCGCGCGGGCCTTCTACTACCTGGGCCTGATCGCGCGGATGGACGGCAACCTCGACAAGGCCGAGCTCTACCTGACCAAGGCGCTCAAGCGGAACGAGAAGATGACCGAGGCGACCACCGAGCTGCGGCTGGTGAAGCGGCGGATGGAGCGCGAGACGAGCACCTCGACCAAGCGCTTCATGCGCAAGCTCCTCGGCGAGGAGTGAGGCAGCCCCGAGGGCGGGCTACTCGGCCTCTTCGAAGTCGGCCAGCGCGGCCGCGAGCTCTTGCTGCTCCTCGTCGCCGAGGTCCAGGAACTCGATGCCCATCCCGGCGCCCTTGCCCTCCTCGTCGCCCCGGCTCGCCCAGGCCACCTTGCCCCGGGTGTGAACCACCCGCGCCGAGGCGGGGAGGGTGAAGGAGAGGGAGAGGACCTCGCCCTCCTCGAAGAGGAGGTCGGCCACCAGGAAGGCGCCCCCGACGGAGAGGTCGCGGGTGTCCAGCCGGATCTCGCCCAGGCCCGCGGACTCGCCCAGCCGGAACTCGGTCTTGATGGCGTGGCGGCGGTCGGTGCGCAGGGTCCGGCCGGGGCCACCCTCGGGGGGAACGTTCATGGCAGCGACGAGTATCCGGCGGCCCTCCGGGGCGGTCAACACCGGGTTCTTCCGGGGGTCTCGACCTTTCTTGACGCCCGGTCGAGCCCGGGTGATCATCCAAGGCTCGTAACCCTTCGGTTTTCCGCAGATTCGGGGCGTGCCGGGTGGCCAAGCAACACCTTCTTCTGGTCGATAGCGATGCGAAGTCGCTCCGCGTGATGGAGGTCAGCCTGAAGAAGGCTGGCTTCTCCGTGACGACGGCGGTGAATGGCGTCGATGCGTGGGAGAAGGTCGAGATCTCTCCGCCCGATCTGATCATCTCCGACACCCGCATGCCGGAGATGGACGGCTTCGAGCTCTGCCGCAAGCTGAAGGACGATCCCCGCACCCAGGAGATCCCCTTCATCTTCCTCACCTCGCAGAAGGCGATCGAGGCGAAGGTGAAGGGCCTCGAGCTGGGCGTGGACGACTACCTGACCAAGCCGATCTACATCAAGGAGATCGTGACCCGGGTGAAGATCCTGCTGCAGAAGCGGGA contains the following coding sequences:
- a CDS encoding DnaJ domain-containing protein; translation: MTEGQETWTAFEGPALARLVGRLAKQRASGILTVRQGEATSRAFFRGGVLAGAMVYGRFKPLGISLLEAGIIDIEALNASLTIMAANKVPQGQVMVELGAITEEQLEAGLHGQQLGNAAAFVRLGAGSWSFDGGSEPPPWTRDISLEPEEVVLTACRSSEGEALVKGLLHDLGSRRIGLRLESALIVERFRLPGGMARALRDLKGRQDLEELAVAGGLEMSDVFSLVAALHAFELVDPDGNPTGMGELLEEEAPSEAVTPTQDTVIEPMPVTSPEPEPAPEPMVRPRPTARPASSGRSRESVEEERKRRSRLLRKAIQNIPGAERITAAKEALEAETKAEAQKSKSAPAEVSPEEEARRARMASRRLSDEARTFAAEIRKWYEEVKGQDFYRRLRIKKGASSGEVKAGYLTLAKRFHPDRASALELDGESAGRLAVVFDAIREAYDTLKDPEERKRYDGQLAAGITNAGQDRTRLIAAAQMQFRKGLVAFKKKDFDTARPLLKQAYRADPRNGEWAVYYAWALFSVGPAEEVKEEVLRILKRAAAIDEASARAFYYLGLIARMDGNLDKAELYLTKALKRNEKMTEATTELRLVKRRMERETSTSTKRFMRKLLGEE
- a CDS encoding PilZ domain-containing protein, whose protein sequence is MNVPPEGGPGRTLRTDRRHAIKTEFRLGESAGLGEIRLDTRDLSVGGAFLVADLLFEEGEVLSLSFTLPASARVVHTRGKVAWASRGDEEGKGAGMGIEFLDLGDEEQQELAAALADFEEAE